A window of the Patagioenas fasciata isolate bPatFas1 chromosome 32, bPatFas1.hap1, whole genome shotgun sequence genome harbors these coding sequences:
- the WDR83 gene encoding WD repeat domain-containing protein 83 isoform X2 yields MAFPQPRPVPPELPRRRLRTLECGQGAVRAVRFNADGHYCLTCGADKTLRLWNPHTGAALKSYQGHGYEVLDAAGSADNSLLCSGSADRTVALWDVGTGRVLRKFRGHAGRVNCVRFNEEATVIVSGSDDASLRCWDARSRRPEALQVLPEPRDGVTSVAVAPHDILAGSVDGRVRRYDLRAGQLLCDHIGSPVSSVCRSRDGQSALAASLDSVLRLLDTQSGELLAQFRGHRSGSYRLDCALSAGDAHAVAASEDGHVYLWDLLEGSLLLRLPVGPGVVASVSLHPEQPLLLAATRGQVQLWGPGGDGGDSGDSDPPGDK; encoded by the exons ATGGCGTTCCCGCAGCCCCGGCCGGTCCCGCCGGAgctgccgcggcggcggctgcggacACTGGAGTGCGGGCAGGGGGCGGTGCGGGCCGTGCGGTTCAACG CCGACGGCCACTACTGCCTGACGTGCGGCGCGGACAAGACGCTGCGGCTCTGGAACCCGCACACGGGCGCCGCGCTCAAGAGCTACCAGGGGCACGGGTACGAGGTGCTGGACGCTGCCGG ctccgcggacaACAGCCTCCTGTGCTCGGGCAGCGCGGACCGCACGGTGGCGCTGTGGGACGTGGGGACCGGGCGCGTGCTGCGCAAGTTCCGCGGCCACGCGGGG cgggTGAACTGTGTCCGGTTCAACGAGGAGGCCACGGTCATCGTGTCGG GCTCGGACGACGCCTCCCTCCGCTGCTGGGACGCGCGCTCCCGCCGCCCGGAGGCGCTGCAGGTGCTGCCCGAGCCCAGGGACGGCGTCACCAGCGTGGCCGTGGCCCCGCACGACATCCTGGCGGG CTCCGTGGACGGGCGCGTGCGCCGGTACGACCTGCgggccgggcagctgctctgcgaCCACATCGGCA GCCCTGTGAGCAGCGTCTGCCGCAGCCGGGACGGTCAGAGCGCGTTGGCCGCCAGCCTGGACTCGGTGCTGCGGCTGCTGGACACGCAGAGCGGGGAGCTGCTGGCTCA GTTCCGGGGCCACCGCAGCGGCTCGTACCGGCTGGACTGCGCCCTGAGCGCCGGGGACGCGCACGCGGTGGCGGCGTCGGAGGACGGACACGTGTACCTGTGGGACCTGctggag gggtcgCTGTTGCTGCGCCTCCCCGTGGGTCCCGGCGTCGTGGCCTCGGTGTCGCTGCACCCGGAGCAGCCGCTGCTGCTGGCGGCCACCAGGGGGCAGGTGCAGCTGTGGGGACCGGGGGGGGacggcggggacagcggggacagcgacCCCCCCGGCGACAAATGA
- the WDR83 gene encoding WD repeat domain-containing protein 83 isoform X1 encodes MAFPQPRPVPPELPRRRLRTLECGQGAVRAVRFNADGHYCLTCGADKTLRLWNPHTGAALKSYQGHGYELRGQQPPVLGQRGPHGGAVGRGDRARAAQVPRPRGAGELCPVQRGGHGHRVGLGRRLPPLLGRALPPPGGAAGAARAQGRRHQRGRGPARHPGGLRGRARAPVRPAGRAAALRPHRQPCEQRLPQPGRSERVGRQPGLGAAAAGHAERGAAGSVSEGHPGNGDPKQSGELLAQFRGHRSGSYRLDCALSAGDAHAVAASEDGHVYLWDLLEGSLLLRLPVGPGVVASVSLHPEQPLLLAATRGQVQLWGPGGDGGDSGDSDPPGDK; translated from the exons ATGGCGTTCCCGCAGCCCCGGCCGGTCCCGCCGGAgctgccgcggcggcggctgcggacACTGGAGTGCGGGCAGGGGGCGGTGCGGGCCGTGCGGTTCAACG CCGACGGCCACTACTGCCTGACGTGCGGCGCGGACAAGACGCTGCGGCTCTGGAACCCGCACACGGGCGCCGCGCTCAAGAGCTACCAGGGGCACGGGTACGAG ctccgcggacaACAGCCTCCTGTGCTCGGGCAGCGCGGACCGCACGGTGGCGCTGTGGGACGTGGGGACCGGGCGCGTGCTGCGCAAGTTCCGCGGCCACGCGGGG cgggTGAACTGTGTCCGGTTCAACGAGGAGGCCACGGTCATCGTGTCGG GCTCGGACGACGCCTCCCTCCGCTGCTGGGACGCGCGCTCCCGCCGCCCGGAGGCGCTGCAGGTGCTGCCCGAGCCCAGGGACGGCGTCACCAGCGTGGCCGTGGCCCCGCACGACATCCTGGCGGG CTCCGTGGACGGGCGCGTGCGCCGGTACGACCTGCgggccgggcagctgctctgcgaCCACATCGGCA GCCCTGTGAGCAGCGTCTGCCGCAGCCGGGACGGTCAGAGCGCGTTGGCCGCCAGCCTGGACTCGGTGCTGCGGCTGCTGGACACGCAGAGCGGGGAGCTGCTGGCTCAGTGAGTGAGGGGCACCCCGGAAATGGGGACCCCAAACAGAGCGGGGAGCTGCTGGCTCA GTTCCGGGGCCACCGCAGCGGCTCGTACCGGCTGGACTGCGCCCTGAGCGCCGGGGACGCGCACGCGGTGGCGGCGTCGGAGGACGGACACGTGTACCTGTGGGACCTGctggag gggtcgCTGTTGCTGCGCCTCCCCGTGGGTCCCGGCGTCGTGGCCTCGGTGTCGCTGCACCCGGAGCAGCCGCTGCTGCTGGCGGCCACCAGGGGGCAGGTGCAGCTGTGGGGACCGGGGGGGGacggcggggacagcggggacagcgacCCCCCCGGCGACAAATGA
- the WDR83 gene encoding WD repeat domain-containing protein 83 isoform X3, which produces MAFPQPRPVPPELPRRRLRTLECGQGAVRAVRFNADGHYCLTCGADKTLRLWNPHTGAALKSYQGHGSADNSLLCSGSADRTVALWDVGTGRVLRKFRGHAGRVNCVRFNEEATVIVSGSDDASLRCWDARSRRPEALQVLPEPRDGVTSVAVAPHDILAGSVDGRVRRYDLRAGQLLCDHIGSPVSSVCRSRDGQSALAASLDSVLRLLDTQSGELLAQFRGHRSGSYRLDCALSAGDAHAVAASEDGHVYLWDLLEGSLLLRLPVGPGVVASVSLHPEQPLLLAATRGQVQLWGPGGDGGDSGDSDPPGDK; this is translated from the exons ATGGCGTTCCCGCAGCCCCGGCCGGTCCCGCCGGAgctgccgcggcggcggctgcggacACTGGAGTGCGGGCAGGGGGCGGTGCGGGCCGTGCGGTTCAACG CCGACGGCCACTACTGCCTGACGTGCGGCGCGGACAAGACGCTGCGGCTCTGGAACCCGCACACGGGCGCCGCGCTCAAGAGCTACCAGGGGCACGG ctccgcggacaACAGCCTCCTGTGCTCGGGCAGCGCGGACCGCACGGTGGCGCTGTGGGACGTGGGGACCGGGCGCGTGCTGCGCAAGTTCCGCGGCCACGCGGGG cgggTGAACTGTGTCCGGTTCAACGAGGAGGCCACGGTCATCGTGTCGG GCTCGGACGACGCCTCCCTCCGCTGCTGGGACGCGCGCTCCCGCCGCCCGGAGGCGCTGCAGGTGCTGCCCGAGCCCAGGGACGGCGTCACCAGCGTGGCCGTGGCCCCGCACGACATCCTGGCGGG CTCCGTGGACGGGCGCGTGCGCCGGTACGACCTGCgggccgggcagctgctctgcgaCCACATCGGCA GCCCTGTGAGCAGCGTCTGCCGCAGCCGGGACGGTCAGAGCGCGTTGGCCGCCAGCCTGGACTCGGTGCTGCGGCTGCTGGACACGCAGAGCGGGGAGCTGCTGGCTCA GTTCCGGGGCCACCGCAGCGGCTCGTACCGGCTGGACTGCGCCCTGAGCGCCGGGGACGCGCACGCGGTGGCGGCGTCGGAGGACGGACACGTGTACCTGTGGGACCTGctggag gggtcgCTGTTGCTGCGCCTCCCCGTGGGTCCCGGCGTCGTGGCCTCGGTGTCGCTGCACCCGGAGCAGCCGCTGCTGCTGGCGGCCACCAGGGGGCAGGTGCAGCTGTGGGGACCGGGGGGGGacggcggggacagcggggacagcgacCCCCCCGGCGACAAATGA
- the WDR83 gene encoding WD repeat domain-containing protein 83 isoform X4, which translates to MAFPQPRPVPPELPRRRLRTLECGQGAVRAVRFNADGHYCLTCGADKTLRLWNPHTGAALKSYQGHGYELRGQQPPVLGQRGPHGGAVGRGDRARAAQVPRPRGAGELCPVQRGGHGHRVGLGRRLPPLLGRALPPPGGAAGAARAQGRRHQRGRGPARHPGGLRGRARAPVRPAGRAAALRPHRQPCEQRLPQPGRSERVGRQPGLGAAAAGHAERGAAGSVPGPPQRLVPAGLRPERRGRARGGGVGGRTRVPVGPAGGDRGHGDIMGTSWGHGDTCTCGTCWR; encoded by the exons ATGGCGTTCCCGCAGCCCCGGCCGGTCCCGCCGGAgctgccgcggcggcggctgcggacACTGGAGTGCGGGCAGGGGGCGGTGCGGGCCGTGCGGTTCAACG CCGACGGCCACTACTGCCTGACGTGCGGCGCGGACAAGACGCTGCGGCTCTGGAACCCGCACACGGGCGCCGCGCTCAAGAGCTACCAGGGGCACGGGTACGAG ctccgcggacaACAGCCTCCTGTGCTCGGGCAGCGCGGACCGCACGGTGGCGCTGTGGGACGTGGGGACCGGGCGCGTGCTGCGCAAGTTCCGCGGCCACGCGGGG cgggTGAACTGTGTCCGGTTCAACGAGGAGGCCACGGTCATCGTGTCGG GCTCGGACGACGCCTCCCTCCGCTGCTGGGACGCGCGCTCCCGCCGCCCGGAGGCGCTGCAGGTGCTGCCCGAGCCCAGGGACGGCGTCACCAGCGTGGCCGTGGCCCCGCACGACATCCTGGCGGG CTCCGTGGACGGGCGCGTGCGCCGGTACGACCTGCgggccgggcagctgctctgcgaCCACATCGGCA GCCCTGTGAGCAGCGTCTGCCGCAGCCGGGACGGTCAGAGCGCGTTGGCCGCCAGCCTGGACTCGGTGCTGCGGCTGCTGGACACGCAGAGCGGGGAGCTGCTGGCTCA GTTCCGGGGCCACCGCAGCGGCTCGTACCGGCTGGACTGCGCCCTGAGCGCCGGGGACGCGCACGCGGTGGCGGCGTCGGAGGACGGACACGTGTACCTGTGGGACCTGctggaggtgacaggggacacggggacatcatggggacatcatggggacatggggacacgtgtaCCTGTGGGACCTGctggaggtga
- the DHPS gene encoding deoxyhypusine synthase isoform X1, giving the protein MAAPEPEQEPESVPAGALRAVLRPSGALPPHSLPVRGYDFAGGPDHAALLRSFLTTGFQATSFAQAADEIRRMIAAKLEPLSADERARAALAGPRPPSGCTIFLGFTSNLVSSGVRETIRYLVQNNMVDVLVTTAGGVEEDLIKCLAPTYLGDFSLGGRELRQSGLNRIGNLLVPNDNYCRFEQWLMPRLERMLDEQESQGVRWTPSRMIARLGREIDHPDSVCYWAQKHNIPVLSPALTDGSLGDMIFFHSYKRPGLVLDIVEDLRLINTQAIFARKTGMIVLGGGLVKHHIANANLMRNGADFSVFVNTAQEFDGSDSGARPDEAVSWGKIRPDARPVKVYADASLVFPLLVAETFAQRAGDFTGGAGGAPPDPGDPQTLG; this is encoded by the exons ATGGCGGCGCCGGAGCCGGAGCAGGAGCCGGAGTCGGTTCCCGCCGGGGCGCTCCGGGCCGTCCTGCGGCCCAGCGGGGCCCTCCCGCCGCACAGCCTCCCGGTGCGCGGCTACGACTTCGCGGGCGGCCCGGACCACGCGGCGCTGCTGCGCTCCTTCCTCACCACCGGCTTCCAGGCTACCAGCTTCGCGCAGGCCGCGGACGAGATCCGGCGCATG ATCGCGGCCAAGCTGGAGCCGCTGAGCGCGGACGAGCGCGCCCGGGCCGCGCTGGCGGGGCCGCGCCCCCCGTCGGGCTGCACCATCTTCCTGGGCTTCACGTCCAACCTCGTCAGCTCCGGCGTGCGGGAGACGATCCGGTACCTGGTGCAGAACAACATG GTGGACGTGCTGGTGACGACGGCCGGGGGGGTGGAGGAAGATCTGATCAAGTGCTTGGCCCCCACCTACCTGGGCGACTTCAGCCTGGGGGGACGGGAGCTGCGCCAGAGCGGCCTCAACCG CATCGGGAACCTGCTGGTGCCCAACGACAACTACTGCCGGTTCGAGCAGTGGCTGATGCCGCGCTTGGAGCGGATGCTGGACGAGCAGGAGAGCCAG GGCGTGCGCTGGACCCCGTCCCGGATGATCGCGCGGCTGGGGCGGGAGATCGACCACCCCGACTCCGTCTGCTACTGGGCACAGAAG CACAACATCCCGGTGCTGAGCCCGGCGCTCACCGACGGCTCCCTGGGGGACATGATTTTCTTCCACTCGTACAAGCGCCCGGGGCTGGTCCTGGACATCGTGGAGG acctgcGCCTCATCAACACCCAGGCCATCTTCGCCAGGAAAACCGGGATGATCGTGCTGGGGGGGGGGCTGGTGAAGCACCACATCGCCAACGCCAACCTCATG CGGAACGGAGCGGACTTCTCTGTGTTCGTGAACACGGCGCAGGAGTTCGATGGCTCGGACTCGGGGGCGCGCCCGGACGAGGCCGTGTCCTGGGGCAAGATCCGGCCCGACGCGCGCCCCGTCAAG gttTACGCGGACGCGTCGCTCGTGTTCCCGCTGCTGGTGGCCGAGACCTTCGCGCAACGGGCCGGGGACTtcaccgggggggctgggggggcccccCCAGACCCGGGTGACCCCCAGACCCTGGGGTGA
- the DHPS gene encoding deoxyhypusine synthase isoform X3: MVDVLVTTAGGVEEDLIKCLAPTYLGDFSLGGRELRQSGLNRIGNLLVPNDNYCRFEQWLMPRLERMLDEQESQGVRWTPSRMIARLGREIDHPDSVCYWAQKHNIPVLSPALTDGSLGDMIFFHSYKRPGLVLDIVEDLRLINTQAIFARKTGMIVLGGGLVKHHIANANLMRNGADFSVFVNTAQEFDGSDSGARPDEAVSWGKIRPDARPVKVYADASLVFPLLVAETFAQRAGDFTGGAGGAPPDPGDPQTLG, translated from the exons ATg GTGGACGTGCTGGTGACGACGGCCGGGGGGGTGGAGGAAGATCTGATCAAGTGCTTGGCCCCCACCTACCTGGGCGACTTCAGCCTGGGGGGACGGGAGCTGCGCCAGAGCGGCCTCAACCG CATCGGGAACCTGCTGGTGCCCAACGACAACTACTGCCGGTTCGAGCAGTGGCTGATGCCGCGCTTGGAGCGGATGCTGGACGAGCAGGAGAGCCAG GGCGTGCGCTGGACCCCGTCCCGGATGATCGCGCGGCTGGGGCGGGAGATCGACCACCCCGACTCCGTCTGCTACTGGGCACAGAAG CACAACATCCCGGTGCTGAGCCCGGCGCTCACCGACGGCTCCCTGGGGGACATGATTTTCTTCCACTCGTACAAGCGCCCGGGGCTGGTCCTGGACATCGTGGAGG acctgcGCCTCATCAACACCCAGGCCATCTTCGCCAGGAAAACCGGGATGATCGTGCTGGGGGGGGGGCTGGTGAAGCACCACATCGCCAACGCCAACCTCATG CGGAACGGAGCGGACTTCTCTGTGTTCGTGAACACGGCGCAGGAGTTCGATGGCTCGGACTCGGGGGCGCGCCCGGACGAGGCCGTGTCCTGGGGCAAGATCCGGCCCGACGCGCGCCCCGTCAAG gttTACGCGGACGCGTCGCTCGTGTTCCCGCTGCTGGTGGCCGAGACCTTCGCGCAACGGGCCGGGGACTtcaccgggggggctgggggggcccccCCAGACCCGGGTGACCCCCAGACCCTGGGGTGA
- the DHPS gene encoding deoxyhypusine synthase isoform X2 encodes MVDVLVTTAGGVEEDLIKCLAPTYLGDFSLGGRELRQSGLNRIGNLLVPNDNYCRFEQWLMPRLERMLDEQESQGVRWTPSRMIARLGREIDHPDSVCYWAQKHNIPVLSPALTDGSLGDMIFFHSYKRPGLVLDIVEDLRLINTQAIFARKTGMIVLGGGLVKHHIANANLMRNGADFSVFVNTAQEFDGSDSGARPDEAVSWGKIRPDARPVKVYADASLVFPLLVAETFAQRAGDFTGGAGGAPPDPGDPQTLG; translated from the exons ATG GTGGACGTGCTGGTGACGACGGCCGGGGGGGTGGAGGAAGATCTGATCAAGTGCTTGGCCCCCACCTACCTGGGCGACTTCAGCCTGGGGGGACGGGAGCTGCGCCAGAGCGGCCTCAACCG CATCGGGAACCTGCTGGTGCCCAACGACAACTACTGCCGGTTCGAGCAGTGGCTGATGCCGCGCTTGGAGCGGATGCTGGACGAGCAGGAGAGCCAG GGCGTGCGCTGGACCCCGTCCCGGATGATCGCGCGGCTGGGGCGGGAGATCGACCACCCCGACTCCGTCTGCTACTGGGCACAGAAG CACAACATCCCGGTGCTGAGCCCGGCGCTCACCGACGGCTCCCTGGGGGACATGATTTTCTTCCACTCGTACAAGCGCCCGGGGCTGGTCCTGGACATCGTGGAGG acctgcGCCTCATCAACACCCAGGCCATCTTCGCCAGGAAAACCGGGATGATCGTGCTGGGGGGGGGGCTGGTGAAGCACCACATCGCCAACGCCAACCTCATG CGGAACGGAGCGGACTTCTCTGTGTTCGTGAACACGGCGCAGGAGTTCGATGGCTCGGACTCGGGGGCGCGCCCGGACGAGGCCGTGTCCTGGGGCAAGATCCGGCCCGACGCGCGCCCCGTCAAG gttTACGCGGACGCGTCGCTCGTGTTCCCGCTGCTGGTGGCCGAGACCTTCGCGCAACGGGCCGGGGACTtcaccgggggggctgggggggcccccCCAGACCCGGGTGACCCCCAGACCCTGGGGTGA
- the DHPS gene encoding deoxyhypusine synthase isoform X4, which produces MAAPEPEQEPESVPAGALRAVLRPSGALPPHSLPVRGYDFAGGPDHAALLRSFLTTGFQATSFAQAADEIRRMIAAKLEPLSADERARAALAGPRPPSGCTIFLGFTSNLVSSGVRETIRYLVQNNMVDVLVTTAGGVEEDLIKCLAPTYLGDFSLGGRELRQSGLNRIGNLLVPNDNYCRFEQWLMPRLERMLDEQESQGVRWTPSRMIARLGREIDHPDSVCYWAQKHNIPVLSPALTDGSLGDMIFFHSYKRPGLVLDIVEGHLRQENRDDRAGGGAGEAPHRQRQPHAERSGLLCVREHGAGVRWLGLGGAPGRGRVLGQDPARRAPRQGLRGRVARVPAAGGRDLRATGRGLHRGGWGGPPRPG; this is translated from the exons ATGGCGGCGCCGGAGCCGGAGCAGGAGCCGGAGTCGGTTCCCGCCGGGGCGCTCCGGGCCGTCCTGCGGCCCAGCGGGGCCCTCCCGCCGCACAGCCTCCCGGTGCGCGGCTACGACTTCGCGGGCGGCCCGGACCACGCGGCGCTGCTGCGCTCCTTCCTCACCACCGGCTTCCAGGCTACCAGCTTCGCGCAGGCCGCGGACGAGATCCGGCGCATG ATCGCGGCCAAGCTGGAGCCGCTGAGCGCGGACGAGCGCGCCCGGGCCGCGCTGGCGGGGCCGCGCCCCCCGTCGGGCTGCACCATCTTCCTGGGCTTCACGTCCAACCTCGTCAGCTCCGGCGTGCGGGAGACGATCCGGTACCTGGTGCAGAACAACATG GTGGACGTGCTGGTGACGACGGCCGGGGGGGTGGAGGAAGATCTGATCAAGTGCTTGGCCCCCACCTACCTGGGCGACTTCAGCCTGGGGGGACGGGAGCTGCGCCAGAGCGGCCTCAACCG CATCGGGAACCTGCTGGTGCCCAACGACAACTACTGCCGGTTCGAGCAGTGGCTGATGCCGCGCTTGGAGCGGATGCTGGACGAGCAGGAGAGCCAG GGCGTGCGCTGGACCCCGTCCCGGATGATCGCGCGGCTGGGGCGGGAGATCGACCACCCCGACTCCGTCTGCTACTGGGCACAGAAG CACAACATCCCGGTGCTGAGCCCGGCGCTCACCGACGGCTCCCTGGGGGACATGATTTTCTTCCACTCGTACAAGCGCCCGGGGCTGGTCCTGGACATCGTGGAGG GCCATCTTCGCCAGGAAAACCGGGATGATCGTGCTGGGGGGGGGGCTGGTGAAGCACCACATCGCCAACGCCAACCTCATG CGGAACGGAGCGGACTTCTCTGTGTTCGTGAACACGGCGCAGGAGTTCGATGGCTCGGACTCGGGGGCGCGCCCGGACGAGGCCGTGTCCTGGGGCAAGATCCGGCCCGACGCGCGCCCCGTCAAG gttTACGCGGACGCGTCGCTCGTGTTCCCGCTGCTGGTGGCCGAGACCTTCGCGCAACGGGCCGGGGACTtcaccgggggggctgggggggcccccCCAGACCCGGGTGA